The following proteins are co-located in the Maridesulfovibrio sp. genome:
- a CDS encoding dihydroorotate dehydrogenase electron transfer subunit translates to MSANNCRAVKVISNKPLGLSSPGEEIVELKLEYPDWKPGWRAGQFVMIRPVSWPLDLVWGRPFSICNADETSLTILFQVVGRGTARLLELKEGDEVNIWGPLGNFFSKPQNRPILMLAGGMGLAPFCGYVDTHPQPENLKLFFAHRPPLENYPYKGLAGKVDVEDIRETKPADISTIIARVEELVKEYAEKDGLIVACGPHPFLKTIWNAANKYGADAELSLENRMACGVGACLGCVCKDSDDHHTQVCTTGPVFKANNLSLED, encoded by the coding sequence ATGAGTGCAAACAATTGCAGGGCTGTTAAAGTCATTAGCAACAAGCCCCTCGGATTATCCTCACCCGGTGAGGAAATAGTCGAACTCAAACTCGAATATCCGGACTGGAAGCCGGGTTGGCGGGCCGGACAGTTCGTCATGATCAGGCCCGTTTCATGGCCTTTGGACCTCGTTTGGGGACGTCCTTTTTCCATTTGTAACGCAGATGAGACCAGTCTGACCATCCTTTTTCAGGTTGTCGGTCGTGGAACAGCGCGTCTGCTGGAACTTAAAGAGGGCGATGAAGTAAATATCTGGGGGCCGTTGGGTAACTTCTTCAGTAAACCGCAGAACCGCCCCATACTCATGCTCGCCGGAGGGATGGGTTTAGCCCCCTTTTGCGGATATGTCGATACCCATCCGCAGCCTGAAAATCTGAAATTATTCTTCGCACACCGTCCGCCGCTGGAAAATTACCCTTACAAGGGTTTGGCAGGCAAGGTCGATGTTGAAGATATCCGTGAAACCAAGCCCGCAGATATCTCTACCATTATCGCAAGGGTGGAGGAGTTGGTTAAGGAATACGCAGAGAAAGACGGCCTTATCGTGGCTTGCGGACCTCATCCGTTCCTGAAAACCATCTGGAACGCTGCCAACAAATACGGCGCAGATGCGGAACTTTCACTTGAAAACCGCATGGCTTGCGGTGTTGGTGCATGCCTCGGTTGTGTCTGTAAGGATAGCGACGATCACCATACTCAGGTTTGTACCACCGGTCCTGTTTTCAAAGCCAATAATCTCAGTCTGGAGGATTAA
- a CDS encoding BON domain-containing protein — protein MPPRALLPLLILIATIFSAGCSTAYKAALDERSLSQQTSDASISAAIMKAYLDDDEVSVMGIEPYTFVGHVYLVGEYENYAQKSKAISIARSTEGVTDITTYLLPKKEDPTCGTTENLSILAAVKSALIGDGDIWSTNIEVKVVQCQVVLLGLVKTQAEIDKSIAHAKAVEGVRKVKSYLRISNKP, from the coding sequence ATGCCCCCCAGAGCATTACTTCCTTTATTAATCCTGATCGCAACCATCTTCAGCGCCGGCTGCAGCACAGCTTATAAAGCAGCGCTGGACGAACGCAGCTTGAGCCAACAAACTTCCGATGCATCCATATCAGCCGCCATAATGAAAGCCTACCTGGACGATGATGAAGTATCAGTAATGGGCATTGAGCCCTATACCTTCGTGGGGCATGTATATCTGGTCGGTGAATATGAGAACTATGCCCAAAAATCGAAAGCCATATCTATCGCCCGAAGCACTGAAGGAGTAACAGACATTACCACCTACCTGCTTCCCAAAAAAGAAGATCCAACCTGTGGCACAACCGAAAACCTTTCCATTTTAGCCGCTGTGAAGTCAGCCTTAATCGGAGACGGAGACATCTGGTCCACAAACATTGAAGTAAAGGTCGTACAATGTCAGGTCGTACTGCTGGGACTGGTAAAGACTCAAGCCGAAATCGACAAGTCCATAGCCCACGCAAAGGCTGTGGAAGGAGTCCGCAAGGTAAAGTCATACCTGCGAATTTCAAACAAGCCGTAA
- a CDS encoding MauE/DoxX family redox-associated membrane protein, which yields MEFRSLPRIILGIVFIVASLDKIVDPLAFAEIVKNYQILPEMMIGPVAFFLPWLEFVCGAMLVCGVFVDTVVAILVAMLLVFIAALSVNIFRGIDVACGCFSTDASTASDMQITIVRDGVLLVIAGLALKLRKSELV from the coding sequence ATGGAATTCAGATCATTACCCCGCATCATTCTCGGGATTGTTTTTATTGTTGCCAGTCTGGATAAGATTGTTGATCCACTGGCTTTTGCTGAGATCGTTAAGAATTATCAGATTTTGCCGGAAATGATGATCGGTCCTGTGGCTTTCTTTCTGCCGTGGCTCGAATTTGTTTGCGGAGCCATGTTGGTCTGTGGTGTTTTCGTGGACACTGTAGTAGCGATTCTGGTGGCCATGCTGCTTGTTTTTATCGCAGCTCTCTCCGTTAACATTTTTCGCGGAATAGATGTGGCCTGCGGCTGTTTCTCCACTGATGCATCAACAGCTTCTGACATGCAGATTACTATTGTTCGGGATGGTGTCCTGCTGGTGATCGCCGGGTTGGCTTTGAAGTTGAGGAAGTCTGAGCTGGTTTAA
- a CDS encoding cupin domain-containing protein, with the protein MDAKNVKEVEGIKVQQIGYKGENHEVKGVTIRWLSKSGQDENGQPEYGLRHFTVEPGGEIPAHSHFYLQTVYVEKGQFECFAYDPKTDEIVESKICGPGDFVFSDCMEPHGMRNISDTEEATFLCCIGCVYEK; encoded by the coding sequence ATGGACGCAAAAAACGTTAAAGAGGTTGAAGGTATCAAAGTTCAGCAAATCGGCTACAAAGGCGAAAACCACGAGGTAAAAGGCGTAACTATCCGCTGGCTCTCCAAATCCGGTCAGGATGAAAACGGACAGCCCGAATACGGCCTGCGTCACTTCACAGTTGAACCGGGCGGAGAGATTCCGGCTCACAGCCATTTCTATCTTCAGACTGTTTACGTGGAAAAAGGACAGTTCGAATGCTTCGCTTACGACCCGAAAACAGATGAAATTGTCGAAAGCAAAATCTGCGGCCCCGGAGACTTCGTATTTTCAGATTGTATGGAGCCGCACGGCATGCGCAACATCAGCGACACTGAGGAAGCTACTTTCCTCTGCTGCATCGGCTGTGTTTACGAAAAATAA
- a CDS encoding dihydroorotate dehydrogenase, with the protein MDVSIDFAGLKLKNPILTASGTFGFGLEFQRFGDLESLGGIVVKGLSLKPREGNPMPRIAETPCGMLNAIGIQNPGVEEFINNKLPKLPWKTLPVLANLYATDAQEFGELAGVLAGEEGVAALEVNVSCPNVKEGGIAFGQDPKQITKVAEAVKKNAGNKPVIIKLSPNVTDITVCAKAAEDGGADALSLINTLSGMAVDIERRTPRLANVIGGLSGPAVKPVALRCVYQAVNAVKIPVMGLGGITTAEDAAEFLLVGARAVQIGTGNFLSPDTAFKVAEELPKVLERIKAESLDEFIGSLKLTK; encoded by the coding sequence ATGGATGTATCAATTGATTTTGCCGGACTGAAGCTTAAAAACCCCATCCTCACCGCATCCGGTACTTTCGGTTTCGGCCTCGAGTTTCAGCGTTTCGGCGATCTTGAATCTCTGGGCGGAATCGTGGTTAAAGGACTTTCTCTCAAGCCGAGGGAAGGGAATCCTATGCCCCGTATTGCGGAAACTCCTTGCGGTATGCTTAATGCCATCGGCATTCAGAATCCCGGTGTAGAGGAATTCATTAATAACAAGCTGCCTAAGCTACCTTGGAAGACCCTGCCAGTTCTGGCAAACCTTTACGCCACCGATGCTCAAGAGTTCGGCGAATTAGCTGGCGTTCTTGCCGGAGAAGAAGGTGTTGCAGCCCTTGAGGTCAATGTTTCCTGTCCCAACGTAAAAGAGGGCGGCATTGCATTCGGTCAGGATCCCAAGCAGATCACCAAGGTTGCTGAGGCTGTAAAGAAGAACGCCGGTAACAAACCGGTTATCATCAAGCTTTCTCCCAATGTCACCGATATCACTGTCTGCGCTAAAGCAGCTGAAGACGGCGGGGCTGATGCGCTTTCATTGATTAATACCTTGTCCGGTATGGCTGTTGATATTGAGCGCAGAACTCCGCGTCTTGCCAACGTAATCGGCGGTTTGTCCGGTCCGGCTGTGAAACCTGTAGCGCTTAGATGTGTCTATCAGGCAGTAAATGCAGTAAAAATTCCGGTTATGGGACTTGGCGGTATCACCACTGCTGAAGACGCTGCTGAATTCCTGCTTGTTGGAGCCAGAGCTGTGCAGATCGGTACCGGAAACTTCCTCAGTCCGGATACTGCCTTCAAGGTGGCTGAAGAGCTGCCCAAGGTACTGGAAAGGATAAAAGCCGAGTCTCTTGATGAGTTTATCGGAAGTCTGAAGCTGACTAAATAG
- a CDS encoding methyl-accepting chemotaxis protein, whose protein sequence is MIESVTSQLKNYNDTHSKKFSKTELTEKLKNLIRSIRYDKNNYIWINDMEASMVMHPVSTHLDGKNLSNMQDSKGKYLFKEMVNICRKGGEGMVDYWWKKPDTQKDTQKVSYVKLIPELGWVIGTGAWVDDITAEMQRNALAQLAQMRMQDGNYFWVNDLDAKMVMHPINPDLNGKDLSGFKDKKGKALFKEMVAVAKAKGKGTVNYWWGKPDKPGVYPKLSFVKLFQPWGWIIGMGVYTDDIDQDLALKKEELRQTIRSMIYMVVIAAVVIGLLLTVAATAFANRITALIGAEPAELSEIAEQMSQGNLNLRLKTNNTRGAFKSIVNMISKIKKVVNDVQRSTENVSAGSEQLSASAQALSQGAVEQTNAVTDLSSAIAHMSGSIRETAENARKTEKITSIAAKTTRDGSQAVQKNLIAMTDIANKIIIVEEIARQTNLLALNAAIEAARAGEHGKGFAVVAAEVRKLAERSRIAATEISDLSSNSLSIAKETENNLKELMPEIQKTTELIKEIAESCDKQDSEITSIKQSSDQLEMVIQQNASSSEQVAATSEELSAQAEQLHSAILFFKLN, encoded by the coding sequence ATCATCGAATCAGTTACTAGCCAATTAAAAAACTACAATGATACCCATTCAAAGAAATTCTCCAAGACCGAACTTACCGAGAAACTAAAGAATCTCATAAGATCAATCCGCTATGACAAAAACAACTATATCTGGATCAACGATATGGAAGCAAGCATGGTCATGCATCCTGTTTCCACACATCTTGATGGGAAAAACCTATCCAATATGCAGGACAGCAAAGGTAAGTATCTATTTAAGGAGATGGTAAATATTTGCCGAAAAGGCGGAGAAGGCATGGTCGACTATTGGTGGAAAAAACCGGACACCCAAAAAGACACTCAGAAAGTATCCTATGTAAAACTAATCCCTGAACTAGGCTGGGTTATTGGAACAGGAGCATGGGTTGATGACATTACAGCTGAGATGCAACGCAATGCCCTTGCCCAGCTGGCACAAATGCGCATGCAAGACGGCAACTATTTCTGGGTAAATGACCTTGATGCCAAAATGGTCATGCACCCAATAAACCCTGATCTCAACGGAAAGGATTTATCCGGCTTCAAAGACAAAAAAGGAAAAGCCCTTTTCAAAGAAATGGTCGCAGTGGCCAAGGCCAAAGGTAAAGGGACTGTAAATTACTGGTGGGGAAAACCGGACAAACCCGGAGTGTACCCCAAACTTTCTTTTGTGAAACTATTTCAACCATGGGGTTGGATCATTGGCATGGGCGTATACACTGACGACATTGATCAGGATCTGGCACTGAAAAAAGAAGAATTGCGCCAGACCATCCGCTCCATGATCTACATGGTTGTCATAGCAGCAGTCGTCATAGGCTTGCTGTTGACCGTAGCTGCCACGGCTTTTGCAAACAGGATAACCGCCTTGATAGGTGCGGAACCTGCTGAGCTTTCCGAGATCGCAGAACAAATGTCACAAGGTAATCTAAACCTCAGATTAAAGACAAACAATACCCGAGGAGCATTCAAATCCATTGTAAATATGATCTCCAAAATAAAAAAAGTTGTTAACGATGTTCAACGATCTACTGAAAATGTATCGGCAGGCAGTGAGCAGCTTTCAGCTTCGGCGCAAGCCCTGTCACAAGGGGCTGTTGAACAGACAAATGCAGTTACAGATTTAAGCTCCGCTATCGCACATATGAGCGGAAGTATTCGTGAAACAGCAGAAAACGCACGTAAAACAGAAAAGATAACCTCCATCGCCGCCAAGACAACCCGAGATGGTAGTCAGGCTGTTCAAAAGAACCTGATAGCAATGACTGACATTGCCAACAAAATCATCATAGTCGAAGAAATTGCGAGACAAACCAACCTGCTCGCCCTCAACGCTGCAATCGAAGCAGCAAGAGCAGGTGAACACGGCAAGGGATTCGCTGTTGTGGCTGCCGAAGTTCGTAAACTTGCAGAAAGAAGCAGGATTGCGGCTACGGAAATCAGCGACCTTTCTTCAAACAGCCTAAGCATAGCAAAAGAAACGGAAAACAATCTGAAAGAGCTCATGCCTGAAATCCAAAAAACGACCGAACTCATAAAGGAAATAGCCGAATCCTGCGATAAACAAGATAGTGAAATAACAAGCATCAAACAATCATCCGACCAACTTGAGATGGTGATCCAGCAAAATGCTTCATCATCAGAGCAGGTAGCGGCAACATCTGAAGAGCTTTCAGCGCAGGCCGAACAACTTCATTCAGCCATACTCTTCTTCAAACTAAATTAA
- a CDS encoding rhodanese-like domain-containing protein, translating into MKFGKVAAFLVKVILVCALSGGLAVAFNIARPKPYTFAELSHPQPPEILEITTDALVKKFSSGEYSFVDARSDMEYAMGHIPGAVNIPSWAIGDELAGLVALVDPDRPVVVYCDGLSCGKSLIVAKKLVEQGFRDVSVYADGIDGWIGAGMDLEAN; encoded by the coding sequence ATGAAGTTTGGTAAAGTTGCCGCGTTTCTAGTCAAAGTAATATTAGTATGTGCACTCTCCGGCGGACTGGCAGTCGCGTTTAATATTGCCCGTCCAAAACCATATACATTTGCAGAGCTAAGCCATCCCCAGCCGCCCGAAATTTTGGAAATAACTACAGATGCGTTGGTAAAGAAATTTTCTTCCGGAGAATATTCTTTTGTAGATGCTCGTAGTGATATGGAATACGCCATGGGACATATTCCCGGAGCAGTTAATATCCCCTCATGGGCAATTGGGGATGAATTGGCGGGGCTCGTCGCTTTGGTTGATCCTGATCGTCCCGTCGTTGTTTATTGTGACGGCCTTTCCTGCGGTAAGAGTCTCATTGTAGCCAAGAAACTGGTGGAACAGGGGTTCAGGGATGTGTCAGTGTATGCTGACGGTATAGACGGCTGGATCGGAGCCGGAATGGATTTGGAGGCGAACTAA
- a CDS encoding cytidylate kinase-like family protein: MSIITISRGSYSRGKEIAEKVAEKMQYKCISRDILLESSKEFDIPEVKLVRALHDSPSVLERFMHGKERYLAHIRSSLLQHAQKDNLVYHGLAGQYFLLGIPHVFKVRITADMEDRVREECKRENICEDEARYILQKDDEERRKWGLQVYGIDTWDSRLYDMVIHIGSLSVDDAVDFICSAVQKDAFKTTTESQQIIDNIATAAYVKVELIGVAPHANIVCNDGHITVHFSKPVSSLKTKIVAQVKSIATNIDGVKDVTILGVPESPHGKVNPFHNIE; encoded by the coding sequence ATGTCCATCATTACTATTTCGAGAGGCTCATACAGTCGGGGAAAGGAAATTGCTGAAAAAGTGGCTGAAAAGATGCAATACAAATGCATCTCGCGAGACATTCTCTTAGAATCATCAAAAGAATTCGATATACCAGAAGTTAAACTTGTCCGGGCACTTCATGACTCTCCTTCTGTGCTTGAGCGTTTCATGCACGGAAAAGAGAGATATCTTGCCCACATACGAAGTTCTCTCTTGCAGCATGCCCAGAAGGACAACCTTGTTTATCATGGTTTAGCCGGACAGTATTTTTTATTAGGTATCCCGCATGTTTTTAAAGTCAGAATTACTGCAGACATGGAAGATAGGGTCCGCGAAGAATGCAAAAGAGAAAATATATGCGAAGACGAAGCAAGATATATCCTACAAAAGGACGATGAAGAACGCAGAAAATGGGGCCTTCAAGTATATGGAATTGATACTTGGGACAGTAGACTTTATGATATGGTTATCCATATTGGATCACTGTCAGTTGATGATGCAGTAGATTTTATCTGTAGTGCTGTTCAAAAAGACGCATTTAAGACAACAACTGAATCACAACAAATAATCGATAACATAGCCACTGCTGCATACGTAAAAGTGGAGCTTATCGGAGTTGCGCCACATGCTAATATTGTATGTAATGACGGTCATATAACAGTGCATTTCTCCAAGCCAGTAAGCAGCCTGAAAACAAAAATCGTTGCCCAGGTTAAAAGTATTGCAACGAATATAGACGGAGTAAAAGATGTAACTATCTTAGGTGTTCCTGAAAGCCCCCACGGCAAGGTCAACCCTTTCCATAATATTGAATAG
- a CDS encoding MFS transporter produces the protein MNFRHKVLGEFIETKQDTVMAVFATAFFSTFGVGAYTFSLSLSADSIGLSASWLGLAFSGYFLARLILAPLAGCSADYFGPIPLLRWACGIGTAVPCLYHFFPMVESLGIIQICLGFCAGIVKPVSMSLLGQCAGRKERGRFFALYNTCLYSAFIIGPIAGGAGIGLQGKLGFVSLIWPALGMGVSFVALLMNRAENAPASSQKQKENEGSPWREAGFLPLLLAVLGRTAGASVVITFLPRLISDHFGLSGSLAGFLFALPNLAIILAMPVTGRWADSRDRAGLTFLGMGFCAACLFGLGQPVSLWIFSLLVAGMGFGSALSLPASMSLAADMRGAKGRVMGVFLGVSNLGFVLGPGIAGFAAEAGGMADAFELTALFGGLCLLPTLISMTKKALC, from the coding sequence ATGAATTTCAGGCATAAGGTATTGGGTGAATTCATTGAAACAAAGCAGGATACCGTTATGGCGGTCTTTGCCACTGCCTTTTTTTCAACTTTCGGGGTAGGCGCATACACCTTTTCTTTGTCCTTGAGCGCTGATTCCATCGGGTTGTCCGCATCCTGGCTTGGGCTTGCCTTTTCCGGATATTTTTTGGCCCGTCTTATTCTCGCGCCACTGGCAGGGTGCAGTGCGGATTATTTTGGCCCAATCCCTCTGCTGCGATGGGCCTGTGGGATCGGAACTGCTGTTCCGTGCCTTTATCATTTTTTCCCAATGGTGGAATCACTGGGGATAATTCAGATTTGTCTCGGATTCTGCGCTGGTATAGTTAAGCCGGTGAGTATGTCCCTGCTTGGTCAGTGCGCTGGGCGAAAGGAGAGAGGGCGTTTCTTTGCCCTGTATAATACCTGTTTATACTCTGCATTCATCATCGGTCCGATTGCCGGAGGAGCCGGGATAGGGCTCCAAGGGAAGCTGGGATTTGTGTCCTTGATCTGGCCGGCGTTGGGGATGGGGGTATCATTTGTAGCCCTTCTAATGAACAGGGCCGAAAACGCTCCCGCTTCGAGCCAAAAACAAAAAGAAAATGAAGGCTCACCGTGGCGTGAGGCCGGTTTTCTACCCCTTCTTTTGGCCGTATTGGGTAGAACAGCAGGGGCTTCCGTTGTAATCACTTTTCTGCCCCGGTTGATCAGTGATCATTTTGGCTTGAGCGGTTCTTTGGCCGGGTTTCTATTCGCTCTTCCTAATCTGGCAATCATTTTGGCAATGCCCGTAACAGGACGCTGGGCCGATTCGCGAGACCGTGCCGGTTTAACCTTTTTGGGCATGGGGTTTTGTGCGGCCTGTCTTTTTGGTCTGGGACAGCCTGTTTCTTTATGGATTTTTTCTTTGCTTGTTGCGGGTATGGGCTTTGGTTCGGCATTGTCGCTTCCGGCTTCCATGTCTTTGGCTGCAGACATGAGAGGAGCGAAAGGGCGGGTTATGGGTGTTTTTCTGGGAGTTTCTAATCTCGGTTTTGTCCTTGGTCCCGGGATTGCCGGATTTGCCGCCGAGGCAGGCGGTATGGCAGATGCTTTTGAACTCACAGCCCTGTTTGGAGGATTATGTCTGCTGCCCACGTTAATTTCCATGACTAAAAAGGCTTTATGCTGA
- the ribB gene encoding 3,4-dihydroxy-2-butanone-4-phosphate synthase, with translation MNQNLLSQYGTPVERVEKGLQALREGRGILVTDNESRENEGDLIFSAEKLSDEQMAMMIRECSGIVCLCLTEEKTQQLGLPMMVESNSSRYQTGFTVTIEAAEGVTTGVSAADRVTTVKAAIADGAQPADLHRPGHVFPLRARAGGVLEREGHTEATVDMMSLAGLNPCGVLCELTNPDGTMARLPEIVEFGQKHDIPVLTVDDIINYRIQFAKKAS, from the coding sequence ATGAATCAGAATCTATTATCCCAGTATGGTACCCCTGTTGAGAGGGTAGAGAAAGGTCTTCAGGCATTGCGTGAAGGTCGTGGAATTCTTGTAACTGATAATGAAAGTCGCGAGAATGAAGGCGATCTTATCTTTTCTGCGGAAAAACTTAGTGATGAGCAGATGGCTATGATGATCCGCGAATGCAGCGGGATCGTCTGCCTGTGCCTGACTGAGGAAAAGACCCAGCAGCTTGGCTTGCCCATGATGGTTGAGTCTAATTCCAGCCGTTATCAGACTGGATTCACCGTAACTATCGAAGCCGCTGAGGGTGTTACCACCGGTGTTTCTGCTGCTGACCGTGTCACCACGGTAAAGGCTGCTATTGCTGATGGTGCCCAGCCTGCTGATTTGCACAGGCCCGGCCATGTATTCCCCCTGCGTGCGCGGGCGGGTGGTGTTCTGGAAAGAGAAGGACACACTGAAGCCACCGTGGACATGATGAGTCTTGCAGGTCTTAATCCCTGTGGAGTTCTCTGTGAGCTGACAAATCCTGACGGAACGATGGCTAGACTGCCGGAGATTGTGGAATTCGGACAGAAACACGATATTCCCGTCCTGACCGTAGACGATATAATTAATTACAGAATTCAGTTTGCAAAAAAAGCATCGTGA
- a CDS encoding U32 family peptidase, whose amino-acid sequence MNEHKPEILAPAGDKSSFLAAIAAGADAVYAGLKHFSARMEAYNFATSELAALAELGRENGVRTHIPMNTLIKPDDVNSAARLVERVSRTVKPDALIIQDIAMVEIARQAGFEGELHLSTLANVSHPAALKTAEELGVDRVVVPRELNLDEIRMMADACPDSMTLEMFVHGALCYSVSGRCYWSSFFGGKSSLRGRCVQPCRRLYGGAKRKDAPKRLFSCLDLSLDVLTKPTLAIPKVSSWKIEGRKKGPHYVYYTVAAYKMLRDNPNDAKAKKDAVELLELALGRPSSHSVFLPQRPYTPLDPSNETGSGFLIGLIKQEKDGKPYFNCRQELLAGDFLRIGYQDQPGHQTMKIRKFIPKRGKVSIPVKGKTRLKSGTRVFLIDRREEGLTKALKKLESKLSKIKVAENVASEMVIDLPQPCPHPERTARHTLQRNPPKGKTKFGTDVWLSMNALKRTPRPAVSKIWWHLPPVVWPNEEKEVQKIIDICLSGGGRDFVLNAPWQKAFFPKDAKVRFHAGPFCNVSNPVTIEMLADMGFSSAYVSPELARDDFLALPQNSPLPLGFVLSGMWPLGLSRIMADDTELMSPIYSQKKEICWARQYGQTYWIYPGWPLDFGAERKVLENSGYTMFLNIEEPWPRAVPEPQRTSNFNWDLSLL is encoded by the coding sequence ATGAATGAACATAAACCAGAAATTCTTGCTCCGGCAGGCGATAAATCCTCTTTCCTTGCAGCCATAGCCGCAGGTGCGGACGCCGTATATGCCGGACTTAAACATTTTTCCGCTCGCATGGAAGCTTATAATTTCGCTACTAGTGAGCTTGCAGCCCTTGCCGAACTGGGCCGTGAGAACGGAGTTCGCACCCACATTCCCATGAATACCCTCATCAAGCCTGATGATGTCAACTCCGCTGCACGACTTGTGGAGCGAGTCTCCCGTACGGTCAAACCGGATGCCCTGATCATTCAGGACATTGCCATGGTCGAGATCGCCCGTCAGGCCGGATTTGAAGGGGAACTGCATCTTTCCACCCTCGCCAACGTCAGCCACCCTGCGGCACTCAAGACCGCAGAAGAACTGGGCGTAGACCGCGTTGTTGTGCCCCGCGAACTGAACCTTGATGAAATCAGAATGATGGCCGATGCCTGCCCTGATTCCATGACCCTTGAGATGTTCGTCCACGGCGCTCTCTGCTATTCCGTTTCCGGACGCTGCTACTGGAGCTCCTTTTTCGGAGGCAAGAGCAGCCTGCGCGGACGTTGCGTACAGCCCTGCCGCAGACTTTACGGCGGAGCCAAACGCAAAGATGCACCCAAACGCCTTTTCTCCTGCCTCGACCTCAGCCTCGATGTGCTGACCAAGCCGACCCTTGCTATTCCCAAGGTAAGCTCATGGAAAATCGAAGGCCGTAAAAAAGGCCCCCACTACGTCTACTACACAGTAGCAGCTTACAAAATGCTGCGCGACAACCCCAATGACGCCAAGGCCAAAAAGGATGCCGTAGAACTGCTCGAACTCGCTCTGGGCAGACCGTCTTCACACTCTGTGTTCCTGCCACAGCGTCCGTATACCCCGCTTGATCCGTCCAACGAAACCGGTTCCGGTTTCCTCATCGGTCTTATCAAGCAGGAGAAAGACGGAAAGCCTTACTTTAACTGTAGACAGGAACTCCTTGCCGGAGATTTCCTGCGTATCGGTTATCAGGACCAGCCCGGGCACCAGACCATGAAGATCCGCAAATTCATCCCCAAAAGGGGCAAGGTCTCCATTCCGGTCAAAGGCAAAACACGCCTGAAATCCGGCACCCGTGTATTCCTCATTGACCGCCGCGAAGAAGGGCTGACCAAAGCTCTAAAAAAACTTGAGTCAAAACTTTCAAAGATCAAAGTTGCGGAAAACGTAGCCAGCGAGATGGTCATTGACCTGCCGCAGCCATGTCCGCATCCGGAAAGAACAGCGCGCCACACTCTGCAGCGCAATCCGCCCAAAGGAAAAACCAAATTCGGCACCGATGTCTGGCTTTCCATGAACGCCCTTAAGCGCACCCCGCGTCCGGCTGTTTCCAAAATCTGGTGGCATCTGCCCCCGGTGGTCTGGCCTAACGAGGAAAAGGAAGTCCAGAAAATTATCGACATCTGCCTGAGCGGTGGTGGACGCGATTTCGTACTCAACGCTCCCTGGCAGAAAGCCTTTTTCCCGAAAGATGCAAAAGTCCGCTTTCACGCCGGTCCCTTCTGCAACGTATCCAACCCGGTGACCATCGAAATGCTGGCCGATATGGGCTTTTCATCCGCATACGTCAGCCCGGAACTGGCCCGCGATGACTTCCTCGCCCTGCCGCAGAACAGCCCGCTTCCGCTGGGATTTGTCCTTTCCGGTATGTGGCCGCTCGGCCTTTCAAGAATCATGGCCGACGATACAGAGCTGATGAGCCCCATCTACAGCCAGAAAAAAGAAATCTGCTGGGCCCGCCAATACGGACAGACATATTGGATTTATCCCGGCTGGCCGCTCGATTTCGGAGCAGAACGCAAGGTACTGGAGAACTCCGGCTACACCATGTTCCTTAATATTGAGGAACCATGGCCCCGCGCAGTACCTGAACCGCAACGCACCAGCAATTTCAACTGGGATTTAAGTTTATTATAA